In one window of Microtus pennsylvanicus isolate mMicPen1 chromosome 2, mMicPen1.hap1, whole genome shotgun sequence DNA:
- the Defb124 gene encoding beta-defensin 124, translating to MAQWILLIVAFLVLGHVPPGSSEFKRCWNGQGACRTYCTRQETYMHLCPDASLCCLSYTYRPPPASKTGED from the exons ATGGCACAGTGGATTCTGCTCATTGTAGCTTTCCTGGTCCTGGGTCATGTGCCACCAG GAAGCAGTGAATTCAAACGGTGCTGGAATGGCCAAGGGGCCTGCCGAACTTACTGCACGAGGCAGGAAACCTACATGCACCTGTGTCCCGACGCGTCCCTGTGTTGCCTTTCCTACACGTACCGGCCTCCACCGGCCTCCAAGACGGGAGAGGACTAA